The following nucleotide sequence is from Nitratidesulfovibrio termitidis HI1.
GGCACGTTCATTTCGCCCAGCTTTTCGCGCAGCGCGCCCATGCCGGGAATCAGCTTCAGGATGCCTTCCAGAGAGCCCAGCTTCTTCAGTCGACGCATCTGGGTGCGGAAGTCCTCCAGGTCGAACTCCGCCTTCTGGAACTTGCGGCCCAGTTCCTCGGCCTCTTCGGCCTTGATGGTGGACTGCGCCTTCTCGATGAGCGTCATCATGTCGCCCATGCCGAGAATGCGGCCCGCCACGCGGTCTGGGTGGAAGACCTCGATGTCCGAGAGCTTCTCGCCCATGCCCACGAACTTCACCGGCTTGCCGGTGACCGAGCGGATGGACAGGGCCGCGCCGCCGCGGGCATCGCCGTCCATCTTGGTGAGCACGACGCCGGAAATGTCGAGCGCGGCGTTGAACGATTCGGCAACCGTCACCGCGTCCTGGCCGGTCATGGCGTCGGCCACGAACAGAATTTCTTGCGGCTCGACGCGCCCCTTGATGGAGACCAGCTCCTGCATCAGGGTTTCGTCGATGTGCAGGCGGCCCGCGGTGTCCACGATGACCACGTTGCACTGCTGTTCGCGCGCGTCTTCCACGGCGGCCACGGCAATGTCCACCGGGTTCATGCCGGGGGCCGAGGGGTAGGCCGGGATGTCGAGCTGCTTGGCCAGCGTGTGCAACTGGTCGATGGCCGCCGGGCGGTACACGTCGGCGGGCGCCAGGTACGGGCGCATCTTCTGCTTGCGCAGCAGATTGGCAATCTTGGCCGACGACGTGGTCTTGCCCGAGCCCTGCAGGCCTACCATCATGATGACGTAGGGCTGCCTGCCGCGCAGGTCGAGCTGGGTGGCGCCGCCGCCCAGCAGTTCGACCAGTTCGTCATGGACGATCTTCACCACCTGCTGGGCAGGGGTGAGGCTTTTCAGCACGTCCTGGCCGAGGCACCGCTCGCGCACGCGCTCGATGAAATCGCGGACGACCTTGAAGTTGACGTCGGCTTCCAGCAGCGCCAGACGCACCTCGCGAAGGCCATCCTGAATGTTGGCTTCGTCAAGGCGGCCCGTGCCGGTGAACTTCCGGAAAACTCCTGTCAGCCTGTCCGAGAGACTATCGAACATGAATACCCCGTCCAGCAAATATCGTAAGAGGAGGTTCGGTACATGGGTTTGGAGGGGAAGTCAAGGATGAGGTGTGGCGGAGGGGGGTAAGGGGGAAGGGGAATGGAGGAAGAGGGGAGTGTTGTGCACGGTTGGTGGCGGTTTCCACGGAGACCGTCGTGCGCTGTTGGTAACGCTCGATTTCGTTATGTCTCCGACGGGCAGGGGGCCGTGAAACGACGGCCCCCTGCACCCTGGTATGCCCCCCATTAGGTGGACAACGTAAAAAAGCCCCACTAGGGAATGACGTTGTAACCTGATGGGGGTGTTTTATGTCACAGCGGAACTTTATGACGTATAGCAAGGAATTTAAGGAGGCTGCGGTCAAGCTCTATCTTGAGGGCAATAAGGGCTACCAGCAGTTAACCAATGAATTGGGATTGAAGGACAAGAAGACATTGCGCACTTGGGTTGCAAAATTCCAGCGTGGTGAATCTCTTGAAGATGGCCGAGGCAGGCAAGGAGAGCGCTGCGGTCGACCGCGTACAAAGTTTGCTTCCGCTGAAGAGGAGCTCAAATACGTCAAGGCGGAGCTTGAATACGTAAAAAAGTTGTATCGCTCCCGGTTCGGCCACGAATGGGGAGCGCACAAAAAGGGTGGAATTTCTTGATAGTCGACGAACTGCGGAGTCGTTACCCACTCGCAGTTCTTCTGAAGCATGCAGGAATATCCAGGTCTGGATTTTACAAGTGGAAGAGCACATTCTTTCAACAGCGTGAGAACGACACTGTCGAGATGCATATCACCGCAATTCACTCGCTTCGTCCGTATTACGGATATCGCAGGATGTCCGTTGCGCTCAAGCGAGAAGGATTGCTTGTGAATCACAAGCGCGCGTACCGACTGATGCGTAAACTTGGCATTCAATCCACCATTCGCAAGAAACGGAAATTCTTTGGAAGGGTGGGGAGCAGTCTTTTTCCGAACCTGCTGAAGCGGGATTTTTCAAGCATGCAGCCTGGCAGAAAGCTCGTGACAGACATTACATATATCCCCGTCAAGAGTGGATTTATGTATTTGTCAGTCATCCAAGACCTGCACAATAACGAAATCATTTCCCACAACATGTCAAATCAGAACAATCTTGATCTCGTCTTTGCCACTCTGCGTGCCCTTCCCAGGCACGAGGACAAGGCTATTCTACACTCTGACCAAGGGTTTCAATATACGCACAAGACATACGCGGACAGGCTTACGGAAATGAACTTACGCGGCAGCCATTCCAGAAAAGGCAACTGCCTTGACAACGCTGTCGTTGAGTCATTTTTCTCGCACTTGAAAACCGAAATATTTGCTACCCAAAATGTCCTACCTGCTGCCGAGACTATGATCTTGGTAGAAGAATACATCCGCTTCTACAATGCGGAACGTTTCCAAAAGAGGCTTGGCCAACTTTCCCCTGCGGAATACAGGGAAAAGCTGGCCGCCTGAATGATGCCCCCAGGGGGCTTTTTCACTGTCTACTTGACGGGGGTCAGACCACCCCCGCGTTCCAGGGGCTCCGCCCCTTGGAACCCCGAGTTGTCCTGCGCGGCGTTCCGACCGACGGCAGCTTCCCTGCGGCGCAGAGCGCCTTCGGGTGATCTGCCGCCGGGAACGCCAATGCGCGCTGTGCTCCCGCTGGCTCGGTGAAGCGAGGGTGCGTTTATCTGTGGGCATCCTGCACCGCATTCCTTTTGTCGCCAGCTTCCCTTCGGCGCTGGGCGCCTTCGGGCGATCTGGCGACGGGAATGCGATGTGCGCAATTCTCTCGCAGCCTTGGACAGCGGGGGATTTACCGGCGATTGGTTTGCGGTGCCCCGCACGTCGGGGTTTCCGCCGTCGCAAGGACTCGGCGGTGATCTTCAACTGTGGGCGCAATCCGAGTGGATGTTGGCGTTCGGTTGCAAGGGAAGGTGGCGGGGTGCAGGTAATTGGGAGCGATTGTTACGCGTCAGAGGGTTGGGGTGAATACGGATCAGCCATTGTTCGGTGTGCGCGCTGATTGGGCAACGGCGGACGTGATGTGCGTAGAAGCGTGTGCCGCCGGGCTTTGGCGGCGGCACATGCGTCGCAACGGGGGCGGAGGTAAAGGCGCCCGAGTGTGGTAGTGGCGACGGGAGTTTCGTGCGCATGCGCATTCAGCCGGGCAGATCGCCCGAGGCGCGCCAGCGCCGCAGGGAAGCTGACCGGCGTAAGAATGCGGCGCAAGACGACACGGGGATCCAAGGGGCGGAGCCCCTGGAGCGCGGGGATGCAAGGGGCCGCCGCTTAGCGGCCCCTTGCCCGCCGGAGGCATAACGAGATCGGGCGTGAACGATGAGGCAGGAGTGTCTTCGTAGAAGCCGGGGCAATCGCGCGCTGCCTCTTCCGTTCCTGTCCCCCTAACAACAAAATAAAGAGAGGCCGCACCCATCAGGGCACGGCCTCTCTTTTCTTGCTCTCGTTCTGAATGTATCCGCGCTACCCCTTGATGGCCCTTCTAAACCCTTCCTCCGACCTTGCAATCACATCCTCGCCCACGCAGAAGGTCAGGCGGAAGTGCCCCGGCCCGCCGAAGCCGGAACCGGGCACGGCCAGCACCTTCTCTTCCATCAGCCGGTTGACGAATTTCACGTCGTCGCCGCCCGGCGCCTTGGGGAAGAAGTAGAACGCCCCGGCGGGCATCTGGAATTCGTACCCGGCGTCGCGCAGGATACGCGCCATCATGTCGCGGCGGCGGGCGTAGATGCCCGCGTCCACCTGCGACCCGAGCGCCTTGGCCATCAGGTGCTGGCCCACGGCGGGCGGGTTCACGAATCCGAGGATGCGGTTGGTCAGCAGCAGCGCGGCCATCAGCGTGGCGCGGCCTTCCATCAGCGGCGAAAGCACGATGTAGCCCAGCCGTTCGCCCGCCAGCGAAAGGTTCTTGGAGAACGAGCTGACCACCACCGCGTGCTGGTACAGGGGCAGGAGCGAGGGCACCTCGTCGCCGTCATAGGACAGGAAGCGGTACGGCTCGTCGGAGATCAGGAAGATGGGCCGCCCGTGCTTCTGCGATGCGCGGTCCAGCGCCGCCGAAAGCTCGGTCAGTTCCGCCCGGTTGTAGATGACCCCGGTGGGGTTGTTGGGCGAGTTGACGATGAGCGCCCGCGTTTTCGGCCCGATGGCGACCTCGATGGCGGCCACGTCCAGCGCGAAGGTGTCGGGCTTGGACGGCACGGTGCGGAAGGTGCCACCGTGGTTGGCCACGTAGAAACCGTATTCCACGAAGAACGGCGACACGGCCAGCACCTCGTCGCCGGGTTCCAGTACTGCGCGCAGGAAGGCGTTCAGCCCGCCCGCCGCGCCGCAGGTCAGCACCACGTCGTCAGCGGTCAGATCCACGCCCTGTTCCGTAGAAAGGTGCGCGGCCAGCTTGGCGCGGGCCCACGGATAACCGCCGTTGGGCATGTACCCGAAGGCGAACGGCTCGCCCGCGTGGTCGGCCAGTTCGCGCAGGGCCTGGCCCACGGCGGGCGGGGCGGGCAGGTCGGGGTTGCCCAGGCTGAAGTCGCACACGGCTTCTTCGCCGTACTGCTGCTTGAGGGCAATGCCCGCCTCGAACATCTTGCGGATCCACGACGAACGTTCAAGGTACCCGGAAATCTGCTGGGAGATGAGCGACATGTTGCGACCTCGGCGGGTTGTCGGTGGTTCGGGCGGTCCGCGTGCAACAGACGGCGGGCCGCAAATGGCGCGGGGGAGGCAACGCGCGGCGCGTCGCCTCCCCCGGCGGGTCGTGAACTAGAACATGGAATTGGCGTCCAGGCGCAGGCGGTTGATGCGCACCCGCCGCAGTTCCTTCTGCACTTCCAGTTGCAGCTTGCGCTGGCGTGCCTGATGGATTTCCTGCGCGAAGCAGATGCCCTCGTCGGGGCGCTCCGTCTCGCACAGGTGGCGCACGGTGGCCTCGCAGGCGCGGCGCTCCTCTTCGAGCAGGGCCATCTGGGCCTCCAACTCGGGGATGCTATTCGGCAATGATGCGTCGTCGAGCGGGCTTGGCGCCGTCATCCTTCTGCTCCTTGGGCTTGCGCGGGGCGTTTTCGGGCGAGGGCAGGCCGTTGTACAGCGCCCAGAAGCCCGGCATCAGCTCGGTCACGTTGCCGGGGTTGGACAGGTGCAGGCCGGGGCGCAGCAGCGCGCCCAGCGCCAGCCCGAATGTCCAGGATGCAGTGGGGCTGGCCCAGGGCGAACCGTTGGCCGGGGCCTTGGAACCGGCGGCCACCACGGAGCGCAGCACCGGCTGGCCCGCCTCGGTGGCCAGGGCGAAGCCCAGCTGTTCGGCAAAACTTTCCGCCGTCACGGTGTCCACTCCTTCGGGCAGGAGCGGCGCGGGCGCCACGTCCACCTTGGCCGCGCGGGCCGTGGCGGCGGCAAGGGCCAGCGCCAGCGGGGCGTAGTCGAGGGGCAGGGCAGAGGCATCCAGCGGAGCGGTGGGCGCGGGGGCGGCCTGCACCGAAGGCTTCATGGCGGGCTTGGCTGCCACGCCCTTGGCGTCGGCGGTGACCACAAGGCCCGTGGCGCGCAGCAGGTCCAGCACCTGTGCGGCGTGCGGCTGCGTGGCGTCCCAGGTGCCGGAAAGGCGGGCCTCGCCACCGGTGAAGGCGGGCATGGCCAGCATCACGGCGGCCACCAGTGGATCGATGCCCATGGTGGGGGCCTTGGGCACGCGCAGCTTGGCGGCGGGCACGGGGGTGACACGCACGGACAGGGCGTCGTCGCCGGTTTCGCCCAGCGTGGTGACGCCTGCCTTGCAGGTGTGCAGCAGGGGCAGCACTTCCGCGATGCAGGCGGCGGCATTCGGGTGACCGGCGCAGTGCAGGGTGATGGGTGCGTTCCAGAACGGGGCGGCAAGCAGCAGCGCGGTCAGCGCGTCGGCGGGCAGTTCCGCCGGGATACGCACCTCGTCGGGCAGCACGCCGGAACATTCCAGGCGCACCGGCAGGCCGGACGACTTGGGCACCACGGGGGCCAGACGCGCGCCGAGCAGCGGCAGGAACTGGCGCAGGGCGGTGGTGTCGGCCATTTTCAGGGCCGGGCCACCGGTGAACTTGACCTTGCCGACGGCGCCCAGGGACAACGCGGCCAGCAGGTGGAAATTCAGGGAATCGTCGCCCGCGTAGATGACCTTGTCGGTGAACTCCAGCGGGTCGCCGCCTTTGCTGCGCACCAGGGAATCGCCTTCCCACGACAGGTGCGCGCCCGCCTGGTTCAGCGCCTTCACGGCGTCGATCAGGTGGTCGCCCAGCATGGCGCCCTCTATGTCGGCCTCCGCACCGGCGGCAGCAGCCAGGGCCACCCACAG
It contains:
- the ffh gene encoding signal recognition particle protein: MFDSLSDRLTGVFRKFTGTGRLDEANIQDGLREVRLALLEADVNFKVVRDFIERVRERCLGQDVLKSLTPAQQVVKIVHDELVELLGGGATQLDLRGRQPYVIMMVGLQGSGKTTSSAKIANLLRKQKMRPYLAPADVYRPAAIDQLHTLAKQLDIPAYPSAPGMNPVDIAVAAVEDAREQQCNVVIVDTAGRLHIDETLMQELVSIKGRVEPQEILFVADAMTGQDAVTVAESFNAALDISGVVLTKMDGDARGGAALSIRSVTGKPVKFVGMGEKLSDIEVFHPDRVAGRILGMGDMMTLIEKAQSTIKAEEAEELGRKFQKAEFDLEDFRTQMRRLKKLGSLEGILKLIPGMGALREKLGEMNVPEKEMGRVEAIINSMTMQERRNPKVLNGSRRQRIAMGSGTTVQDVNQLIKNFEQMRDMMKKVMGGGKPAQAGKMPRMPKLPGMGGMGGLGGMGGLGGLGGLGGLGGMPGMPGMPGAGDGEAGPGGPNPMSKTALKKKKQLRKQQRNKSKKR
- a CDS encoding transposase; the protein is MTYSKEFKEAAVKLYLEGNKGYQQLTNELGLKDKKTLRTWVAKFQRGESLEDGRGRQGERCGRPRTKFASAEEELKYVKAELEYVKKLYRSRFGHEWGAHKKGGIS
- a CDS encoding IS3 family transposase, with the protein product MGSAQKGWNFLIVDELRSRYPLAVLLKHAGISRSGFYKWKSTFFQQRENDTVEMHITAIHSLRPYYGYRRMSVALKREGLLVNHKRAYRLMRKLGIQSTIRKKRKFFGRVGSSLFPNLLKRDFSSMQPGRKLVTDITYIPVKSGFMYLSVIQDLHNNEIISHNMSNQNNLDLVFATLRALPRHEDKAILHSDQGFQYTHKTYADRLTEMNLRGSHSRKGNCLDNAVVESFFSHLKTEIFATQNVLPAAETMILVEEYIRFYNAERFQKRLGQLSPAEYREKLAA
- a CDS encoding pyridoxal phosphate-dependent aminotransferase; this encodes MSLISQQISGYLERSSWIRKMFEAGIALKQQYGEEAVCDFSLGNPDLPAPPAVGQALRELADHAGEPFAFGYMPNGGYPWARAKLAAHLSTEQGVDLTADDVVLTCGAAGGLNAFLRAVLEPGDEVLAVSPFFVEYGFYVANHGGTFRTVPSKPDTFALDVAAIEVAIGPKTRALIVNSPNNPTGVIYNRAELTELSAALDRASQKHGRPIFLISDEPYRFLSYDGDEVPSLLPLYQHAVVVSSFSKNLSLAGERLGYIVLSPLMEGRATLMAALLLTNRILGFVNPPAVGQHLMAKALGSQVDAGIYARRRDMMARILRDAGYEFQMPAGAFYFFPKAPGGDDVKFVNRLMEEKVLAVPGSGFGGPGHFRLTFCVGEDVIARSEEGFRRAIKG
- a CDS encoding chorismate mutase, producing the protein MHDNNDSPSGRPERDAASQPERFEHSERPAHSDRSDRGDRPERPARTGRPARPGQGRPASGQSLVETIMELDRDIIRLLAKRARLFQKVRGSRRPGVSSAPARDTVAEKQLREAWESAAARVSRDPRFVRQLFALLQEVEMQERSPEGEVRPSFNLAPPRRPVSINIYGPLAVRPTRLWVALAAAAGAEADIEGAMLGDHLIDAVKALNQAGAHLSWEGDSLVRSKGGDPLEFTDKVIYAGDDSLNFHLLAALSLGAVGKVKFTGGPALKMADTTALRQFLPLLGARLAPVVPKSSGLPVRLECSGVLPDEVRIPAELPADALTALLLAAPFWNAPITLHCAGHPNAAACIAEVLPLLHTCKAGVTTLGETGDDALSVRVTPVPAAKLRVPKAPTMGIDPLVAAVMLAMPAFTGGEARLSGTWDATQPHAAQVLDLLRATGLVVTADAKGVAAKPAMKPSVQAAPAPTAPLDASALPLDYAPLALALAAATARAAKVDVAPAPLLPEGVDTVTAESFAEQLGFALATEAGQPVLRSVVAAGSKAPANGSPWASPTASWTFGLALGALLRPGLHLSNPGNVTELMPGFWALYNGLPSPENAPRKPKEQKDDGAKPARRRIIAE